One genomic segment of Polyangiaceae bacterium includes these proteins:
- a CDS encoding acyl-CoA dehydrogenase family protein, protein MSSDIEKTIAAIARDVAQKHATQVDQQGEFPAATLSALREAGLFGLVSAKEVGGTGGGLREAVTVVESLARECSSSAMVTCMHYVATVVIENLGDPGTRREIAAGKHLTTLAFSEMGSRGQFWAPVSSATKRDGKVGLTAKKSWVTSAHHAQSYVWSSKPLAAAGASTLWLVPSQTPGLRVAERFEGLGLRGNDSCPITAEDVRIDEERRLGEDGTGFDIMLGMVLPWFNVLNAACSVGLMESATARTAAHVTGTHFEHDGTRLADLPTVRAYVARMRIKTDMARALLADAVTAIESGRADAVLRVLESKAAAADTAAEVMDLAMRVCGGAAFRHEVGVERNFRDARAAMVMAPTSDVLFDFIGKASLGLPLF, encoded by the coding sequence ATGAGTTCAGACATCGAAAAGACGATCGCCGCCATCGCGCGCGACGTCGCGCAAAAGCACGCAACCCAGGTCGACCAGCAGGGGGAATTCCCTGCGGCAACCCTCTCTGCACTGCGCGAGGCGGGCCTGTTCGGGCTGGTCAGTGCGAAAGAGGTAGGGGGCACCGGCGGCGGGCTGCGCGAGGCCGTGACGGTCGTGGAGAGTCTCGCGCGCGAGTGCAGCTCCAGCGCCATGGTCACCTGCATGCACTACGTGGCCACGGTGGTGATCGAGAATCTTGGCGACCCGGGGACTCGCCGAGAAATTGCGGCGGGCAAACACCTGACGACTCTTGCGTTTTCGGAGATGGGCTCGCGCGGACAGTTCTGGGCGCCAGTCAGCTCCGCTACCAAGCGAGACGGCAAGGTCGGTTTGACCGCAAAGAAGAGCTGGGTCACGTCGGCGCACCACGCCCAGAGCTACGTGTGGTCCAGCAAGCCCCTCGCCGCAGCGGGTGCCAGTACCTTGTGGCTGGTGCCGAGTCAGACCCCGGGCCTGCGGGTCGCGGAGCGCTTCGAGGGCTTGGGGCTGCGTGGGAACGATTCCTGTCCCATCACCGCCGAGGATGTCCGCATCGACGAGGAGCGGCGCCTCGGGGAAGACGGCACGGGTTTCGACATCATGCTGGGCATGGTCTTGCCCTGGTTCAACGTGCTGAACGCGGCCTGCTCGGTGGGCTTGATGGAGAGCGCGACGGCGCGGACCGCCGCGCACGTGACCGGCACGCACTTCGAGCACGACGGCACCCGCTTGGCCGATCTGCCCACGGTGCGCGCCTACGTCGCGCGAATGCGCATCAAGACGGACATGGCGCGCGCGCTGCTGGCAGACGCCGTGACCGCGATCGAGAGCGGACGGGCCGATGCAGTGTTGCGCGTACTGGAGAGCAAAGCCGCAGCCGCGGATACCGCGGCCGAAGTCATGGACCTGGCGATGCGCGTCTGCGGCGGCGCGGCATTTCGTCACGAGGTCGGCGTGGAACGCAACTTCCGCGATGCGCGCGCGGCCATGGTGATGGCGCCGACGAGCGACGTTCTCTTCGATTTCATTGGTAAGGCGAGCCTGGGGCTGCCGCTCTTTTGA
- a CDS encoding OmpA family protein: MEEEEEECEEGAPAWMATFSDMATLLLTFFVLLLSFANMDVQNFRVALGSVKEAFGVQVSVKGDIEGMTTSPVELSTVQSLPTIEKPPSMDDDVAAIVAYLKKKQLEKKIDVLATPRGIVLRVKDVVLFATGSDELNEKADPVLAAVGELFGKFDGDMTIEGHTDNVPISRGRFRSNWELSTARAISVMRELAAKHEVPAMRVRVAGYADSKPIAKNEIPEGRSKNRRVEFLFEKDPQLTREKKPRRRAFRLPFNSAPH, encoded by the coding sequence ATGGAAGAAGAAGAAGAGGAGTGTGAGGAAGGCGCACCAGCGTGGATGGCGACCTTCAGCGACATGGCGACGCTGTTGCTGACCTTCTTCGTGCTCTTGCTCTCCTTCGCCAACATGGACGTGCAGAATTTCCGCGTGGCGCTTGGCTCCGTGAAAGAAGCCTTCGGCGTGCAGGTCAGCGTCAAAGGTGACATCGAAGGCATGACCACCAGTCCAGTGGAGCTCTCCACCGTGCAGAGTCTGCCCACCATCGAAAAGCCGCCGAGCATGGACGACGACGTGGCGGCGATCGTGGCCTATCTGAAGAAAAAGCAGCTGGAGAAGAAGATCGACGTGCTGGCGACGCCGCGCGGCATCGTGCTGCGTGTCAAGGACGTCGTGCTGTTCGCGACGGGATCCGACGAGCTCAACGAGAAGGCCGACCCGGTCCTCGCGGCAGTTGGAGAGCTGTTCGGAAAGTTCGACGGCGACATGACCATCGAGGGGCACACCGACAACGTGCCAATCTCTCGGGGGCGCTTTCGATCGAACTGGGAGCTGTCGACCGCACGCGCCATCAGTGTGATGCGGGAGCTAGCCGCGAAGCACGAGGTTCCAGCGATGCGCGTGCGGGTGGCGGGCTACGCTGACTCGAAGCCGATTGCCAAGAACGAAATCCCGGAAGGGCGGTCGAAGAACCGGCGGGTGGAGTTCCTGTTCGAGAAGGACCCACAGCTCACCCGTGAGAAGAAGCCGAGACGACGCGCATTCCGCCTGCCCTTCAACTCCGCGCCGCACTAG
- a CDS encoding MotA/TolQ/ExbB proton channel family protein: MDLGTLIGIIVGFGLIIGSIMMNGSLSSFMDVPSALIVVGGTAAATLIMEKMQNVFSAFKVAKNAFLQRQSDATKTIQTILELSNTARREGILALESVEVEDPFLAKGLRMAVDGIPREEIRETLTVELVSMKARHTRGQKLFKFAASTAPSMGMIGTLIGLVQMLQTLDDPSSIGPSMAVALLTTMYGAVLAFLISGPIAEKLSRRTAEESANMSVIIEGIDSIVKGHNAAVIKDKLEARLSPKERSEEAA; encoded by the coding sequence ATGGATCTCGGCACCCTCATTGGCATCATCGTCGGCTTTGGCCTGATCATCGGATCCATCATGATGAACGGGTCGCTGAGCTCGTTCATGGACGTGCCCAGCGCGCTCATCGTGGTTGGGGGCACTGCGGCAGCCACGTTGATCATGGAGAAGATGCAGAACGTCTTCTCGGCGTTCAAAGTCGCCAAGAACGCGTTCCTGCAACGGCAGTCGGATGCGACCAAGACGATTCAAACCATTCTCGAGCTGTCCAACACGGCGCGCCGCGAGGGAATCCTGGCTCTAGAGAGCGTGGAGGTCGAAGACCCCTTCCTGGCGAAGGGCCTGCGCATGGCCGTGGATGGCATTCCCCGCGAGGAGATCCGCGAGACCTTGACGGTGGAGCTAGTGAGCATGAAGGCGCGCCACACGCGCGGGCAGAAGTTGTTCAAGTTCGCAGCGTCCACGGCCCCCTCCATGGGCATGATTGGTACGCTGATCGGCTTGGTGCAGATGCTGCAGACTCTGGATGACCCGTCCTCGATCGGTCCTTCGATGGCGGTCGCGTTGCTCACGACCATGTACGGCGCCGTGCTCGCGTTCTTGATCAGTGGTCCCATCGCCGAGAAGCTGTCGCGCCGCACTGCGGAGGAGTCCGCAAACATGTCGGTCATCATCGAAGGCATCGATTCCATCGTGAAGGGGCACAACGCCGCGGTGATCAAGGACAAGCTGGAAGCGCGGCTCTCGCCCAAAGAGCGCAGCGAGGAGGCCGCCTGA
- a CDS encoding SIS domain-containing protein: protein MLVSDIQVLALDIDGVLTDGRVGITPSGQERKEIAFRDLDALGAARRAGLRIALVTGEDGPMVRVIAERIRPDHVICGAKDKYAALQDLAVAMQSEPRRICFVGDADRDAVAFGSVGLGLAPADASPRARALAHRVLSSRGGAGAVAEAVSIVLELLEDVRRGPEREAALTRIIDESLEAHVHLRRESVPVLAQVAQMLVRALRSGNKLLLCGNGGSAADAQHVAGEIVGRFALERDPWPAMALSTDTSILTAIGNDWTYDDVFARQVRAFAKSGDVVCGISTSGASKNVVRALEVARERGATTLAFTGARGGLVAEVADLAFKAPSVRTPRIQELHILAWHGVCEVVERTLVEATTQAAE from the coding sequence GTGTTGGTGAGCGACATCCAAGTCCTGGCACTGGATATCGACGGTGTTCTGACCGACGGGCGCGTGGGTATCACTCCCAGTGGGCAAGAGCGAAAGGAGATCGCGTTCCGTGATCTGGATGCACTGGGCGCCGCACGCCGCGCGGGCTTGCGCATCGCGCTGGTGACCGGCGAGGACGGACCCATGGTGCGCGTGATCGCCGAGCGCATTCGCCCGGATCACGTGATCTGTGGTGCGAAAGACAAGTACGCGGCACTCCAGGATCTGGCTGTGGCCATGCAGTCTGAGCCTCGCCGGATCTGTTTCGTTGGTGACGCCGATCGTGACGCCGTCGCCTTTGGCAGCGTCGGGCTCGGCCTAGCACCGGCGGATGCGTCGCCACGGGCACGGGCGCTGGCGCATCGCGTGCTGAGCAGCCGCGGCGGTGCGGGGGCAGTTGCCGAAGCGGTGTCCATCGTGCTGGAGCTGCTGGAAGACGTGCGCCGCGGCCCAGAGCGGGAAGCGGCTCTGACGCGCATCATCGACGAAAGCCTGGAAGCTCACGTGCACTTGCGTCGAGAGAGCGTTCCTGTGCTCGCCCAGGTGGCTCAGATGTTGGTGCGCGCGCTGCGTTCCGGAAACAAGCTGCTCTTGTGTGGGAACGGCGGGAGCGCGGCGGATGCACAACACGTCGCTGGCGAGATCGTCGGGCGGTTTGCCCTCGAGCGCGACCCCTGGCCGGCCATGGCGCTGTCGACCGACACGTCGATCTTGACTGCCATCGGCAATGACTGGACCTACGACGACGTCTTCGCCCGCCAGGTGCGTGCCTTCGCCAAGAGCGGCGACGTGGTCTGCGGCATCAGCACCAGCGGAGCCAGCAAGAACGTGGTTCGGGCCCTGGAGGTCGCCCGGGAACGCGGGGCAACCACTCTCGCGTTCACGGGCGCACGAGGCGGACTCGTGGCGGAGGTAGCGGATCTGGCGTTCAAGGCTCCATCGGTTCGCACGCCGCGCATCCAGGAGCTGCACATCCTGGCCTGGCACGGCGTGTGCGAAGTAGTGGAGCGCACATTGGTGGAAGCGACGACGCAGGCAGCGGAGTGA
- a CDS encoding SDR family oxidoreductase codes for MDTASGMTTHIDSLHASVMRRFDLGGRVVVITGGAGLLGRQHAEAVAEAGGLPVIADIRGSDARAAAEAIAWKTGASTGALEMDVASPESVRAALARLVEQHGQVHALINNAALNPKVEGAGLGHTRLETFPLSAWQRELEVGLTGAFVCAQVFGTHMAERGGGVIVNVASDLGLIAPDQRIYRKPGLPEHQQPTKPVTYSVIKGGLIMLTKYLATYWATAGVRVNSISPGGVYAGQPADFVDMLTERIPMARMAEPDEYKASLVFLCSDASSYMTGANLVIDGGRTCW; via the coding sequence GTGGACACGGCATCCGGCATGACGACTCACATCGACTCGCTTCACGCTTCGGTGATGCGACGTTTCGACCTTGGTGGCCGCGTGGTGGTGATCACCGGCGGCGCAGGGTTGCTCGGTCGACAGCACGCCGAGGCTGTTGCCGAGGCCGGAGGTTTGCCCGTCATCGCCGACATTCGCGGTTCTGACGCGCGCGCGGCAGCCGAGGCGATTGCCTGGAAGACTGGTGCCAGCACCGGCGCCCTGGAAATGGACGTTGCGTCCCCGGAAAGCGTGCGCGCGGCCTTGGCGCGGCTGGTGGAGCAACACGGCCAGGTGCACGCGCTGATCAACAACGCGGCGTTGAATCCCAAGGTCGAGGGAGCGGGCCTCGGGCACACGCGCTTGGAGACCTTTCCCCTGAGCGCATGGCAGCGCGAGTTGGAGGTGGGACTCACGGGCGCCTTCGTTTGCGCGCAGGTGTTCGGTACTCACATGGCCGAGCGTGGTGGCGGCGTGATCGTCAACGTGGCCTCGGACCTGGGGCTCATTGCTCCCGACCAACGCATCTACCGCAAGCCGGGACTGCCCGAGCACCAGCAGCCGACCAAGCCGGTGACCTACTCGGTGATCAAGGGCGGGCTGATCATGCTCACCAAGTACCTGGCCACCTACTGGGCCACCGCCGGCGTACGAGTGAATTCCATTTCCCCGGGTGGCGTGTACGCCGGGCAACCCGCGGACTTCGTCGACATGCTCACCGAGCGCATTCCCATGGCGCGCATGGCGGAGCCCGACGAATACAAAGCGTCGTTGGTCTTCTTGTGCTCGGACGCGTCCAGCTACATGACTGGCGCAAACCTCGTCATCGATGGGGGTCGCACGTGTTGGTGA
- a CDS encoding acylneuraminate cytidylyltransferase family protein gives MVAEVLALIPARGGSKSVPRKNVLPVAGRPLIVYSIDHALAANRITRLIVSSDDDEIIDVARAAGAEVPFVRPPEFATDTATDLDVFRHALEWLAREEDYRPELVVHLRPTGPVRDVERIDAAIQLMLEQPDADALRSVGLAEQTPYKMWRIDADRLQPLLTIEGVREAHSMPRQALPPVYWQNGYVDIVRPRTVLEKRSMVGDVVLPFVVDEPIVELDYPDQIPALERAVRAANSGNNAEKRQWTRHPA, from the coding sequence ATGGTAGCGGAAGTCCTGGCGCTGATCCCTGCGCGTGGAGGTAGCAAGAGCGTGCCGCGCAAGAACGTGCTGCCCGTCGCCGGGCGCCCGCTCATCGTCTACTCCATCGACCATGCGCTAGCGGCGAACCGGATCACTCGCCTGATCGTGAGCAGCGACGACGACGAGATCATCGACGTGGCTCGGGCGGCCGGAGCGGAAGTGCCCTTCGTGCGGCCGCCGGAGTTCGCCACGGACACCGCCACGGACCTAGACGTCTTCCGACACGCGCTGGAATGGCTCGCTCGAGAGGAAGACTACCGCCCCGAGCTCGTCGTGCATCTGCGACCCACGGGCCCAGTGCGGGACGTGGAGCGCATCGATGCGGCCATTCAGTTGATGCTCGAGCAGCCCGATGCGGACGCCCTGCGTTCCGTCGGGCTCGCGGAGCAGACGCCCTACAAGATGTGGCGCATCGACGCTGACCGGTTGCAGCCCTTGCTGACCATCGAGGGCGTGCGCGAGGCGCACTCGATGCCGCGCCAGGCACTGCCGCCCGTGTATTGGCAGAACGGCTACGTCGACATCGTCAGGCCGCGCACGGTGCTGGAGAAGCGCTCCATGGTGGGTGACGTGGTGCTGCCCTTCGTCGTCGACGAGCCCATCGTGGAACTCGACTACCCCGACCAGATCCCCGCGCTCGAGCGCGCGGTGCGTGCGGCCAACAGCGGAAACAACGCGGAGAAGAGACAGTGGACACGGCATCCGGCATGA
- a CDS encoding Gfo/Idh/MocA family oxidoreductase: MKGRAIQRALFVGLGGVGQRHLRNFVDVVGPGVELMAYRVRREQQVLSDALKVVPELSLEAHYGLTVFSSLEDALARRPDVTIVANPTSLHVAATRAALDAGSDVFVEKPLSHDLEGVEQLAAHAQQRGLIGFVGYQLRQHPDFRRLQGWLGEGRLGRVFCARFEVGEYLPDFHPYEDYRRMYAARSELGGGVTLTQIHEIDLCYALFGVPERVYSVGGRVSDLETDVEDMAVSILHYRSAGRLMPVEIHQDYLSRPKRRGVSILGERGRIEWNLSDGELRLYATDGSIAERHQSAELPRNRLFLDEMRHFVERVRARRPTEIGLEEGAASLRIALALRESQQRGVAVDLEQEAKSSSRSVMRPVLEARW, encoded by the coding sequence ATGAAGGGACGCGCCATCCAGCGCGCCCTATTCGTTGGGCTTGGCGGCGTCGGACAGCGGCACCTGCGGAACTTCGTGGACGTAGTGGGTCCGGGCGTGGAGCTGATGGCCTACCGCGTCCGCCGCGAACAACAAGTGCTGAGCGATGCGTTGAAGGTCGTCCCCGAGCTGTCGCTGGAGGCACACTACGGGCTGACGGTGTTTTCCAGCCTCGAGGACGCCCTCGCACGGCGTCCCGATGTGACGATCGTAGCGAATCCGACGAGTCTGCACGTGGCCGCGACCCGCGCCGCCCTGGACGCGGGGTCCGACGTGTTCGTCGAGAAGCCGCTGTCGCATGACCTCGAGGGAGTGGAACAACTGGCAGCACACGCCCAGCAGCGAGGGCTGATCGGCTTCGTTGGCTATCAGCTGCGTCAGCATCCGGATTTCCGGCGTTTGCAGGGCTGGCTGGGTGAAGGGCGCCTCGGTAGAGTGTTCTGCGCGCGCTTCGAAGTGGGTGAATACCTGCCGGACTTCCATCCCTACGAAGACTACCGACGCATGTACGCGGCGCGATCTGAACTGGGCGGCGGTGTCACGCTGACTCAGATCCACGAGATCGACTTGTGCTACGCGCTGTTCGGCGTGCCTGAGCGTGTCTACTCGGTCGGAGGGCGCGTGAGCGATCTGGAGACCGACGTCGAGGACATGGCGGTGTCCATTCTGCACTACCGCTCTGCGGGGCGTTTGATGCCGGTGGAGATCCACCAAGATTACCTTTCCCGTCCCAAGCGTCGAGGCGTGAGCATCCTTGGCGAGCGAGGGCGCATCGAGTGGAACCTCAGCGACGGCGAGCTGCGCCTCTATGCGACGGATGGCAGCATTGCCGAGCGCCACCAGAGTGCGGAGTTACCCCGCAATCGGCTGTTCCTCGACGAGATGCGCCATTTCGTGGAGCGCGTCCGGGCACGCCGTCCGACCGAGATCGGGCTCGAGGAGGGCGCCGCCAGCTTGCGCATTGCGTTGGCTTTGCGCGAAAGCCAGCAGCGCGGCGTCGCCGTCGACCTCGAGCAAGAAGCAAAGTCGTCCTCACGGTCCGTGATGCGCCCCGTGCTGGAGGCGCGATGGTAG
- a CDS encoding sugar phosphate isomerase/epimerase family protein, whose translation MTRIAAASALPRIGIMQGRLSPRPKDRLQAFPSQSWRQEFSAAHALGLDAIEWIFEVPGASDNPLVWQHGRSLIRDVQTLHGVYVDSICADYFMTRQLGGVSERERHANVRVLDLLIEWTAELGATRILLPLLEEAAPSSEAKRIQVEESIRTVLPTAEKHGVVLGLEMELPGAEYAAFVRSFDSPYLRAYYDTGNSAAQGFDIAEDVKPLLPLLEAVHVKDRMRGGTSVPLGRGDANLTGFFRTLAQADVHVPVTLQHYFETDPDYDALRALNFVRMELGRAGQAAA comes from the coding sequence ATGACGCGAATCGCCGCTGCCTCCGCTCTGCCTCGCATCGGCATCATGCAGGGCCGGCTCTCACCCCGCCCCAAGGATCGACTTCAGGCTTTCCCGAGCCAGTCCTGGCGGCAGGAGTTCTCTGCCGCTCACGCCTTGGGACTGGACGCCATCGAATGGATCTTCGAAGTGCCCGGCGCAAGCGACAATCCACTGGTTTGGCAGCACGGCCGTAGTCTCATCCGCGACGTGCAGACGCTGCACGGCGTGTACGTCGACAGCATCTGCGCAGACTACTTCATGACGAGGCAACTGGGCGGCGTGTCCGAGCGGGAGCGGCATGCGAACGTCCGCGTTCTGGATCTGCTCATCGAGTGGACCGCCGAACTCGGCGCGACGCGCATCCTGTTGCCGCTGTTGGAGGAGGCTGCGCCCAGCAGTGAAGCAAAGCGCATTCAAGTCGAGGAGAGCATTCGCACCGTGCTGCCGACGGCGGAAAAGCATGGCGTCGTGCTGGGCCTCGAAATGGAGCTTCCCGGGGCGGAGTACGCCGCCTTCGTCCGAAGTTTCGACAGCCCCTACCTGCGGGCCTACTACGACACGGGCAACTCTGCGGCTCAGGGGTTCGACATTGCGGAGGACGTGAAGCCTCTGCTGCCTCTGCTCGAGGCCGTGCACGTGAAGGATCGCATGCGCGGTGGAACCAGTGTGCCTCTGGGACGCGGCGACGCCAACTTGACCGGGTTCTTCCGCACCTTGGCGCAAGCCGACGTGCACGTCCCGGTCACTTTGCAGCACTACTTCGAGACCGACCCAGACTACGACGCGTTGCGCGCTCTGAACTTCGTGCGCATGGAGCTGGGACGCGCGGGGCAGGCGGCGGCATGA
- a CDS encoding N-acetylneuraminate synthase family protein, whose protein sequence is MVQVKIGQNVVGDGAPCYVVGEIGINHNGDLGIAKKLVDVAAIAGCQAVKFQKRTVEVVYSKEELEKPRDNPFGPTNGDLKRGLELDADAYRHIDRYCADKGIGWFASCWDEASVDFMEQFSPPAYKIASASLTDDALLRHHRMTGRPLIVSTGMSTLAQMDHAVNVLGTDDLVLLHTTSAYPSKITDLNLRMIPIMRERYGVPVGYSGHEVGLATSYAAVAIGACMIERHITLDRAMWGSDQAASVEPQGLMRLVRDVRAIETALGDGEKRVSDDEVPVMKKLRRVG, encoded by the coding sequence ATGGTTCAAGTCAAGATCGGACAGAACGTCGTTGGTGACGGCGCCCCCTGCTACGTGGTGGGCGAGATTGGCATCAACCACAATGGTGATCTTGGCATTGCCAAGAAGCTGGTGGACGTTGCCGCTATCGCCGGCTGCCAAGCCGTGAAGTTCCAAAAGCGAACCGTGGAGGTCGTGTACTCCAAGGAAGAGCTGGAAAAGCCACGGGACAACCCCTTCGGTCCTACCAATGGCGATCTGAAGCGTGGGCTGGAGCTCGACGCCGACGCCTATCGCCACATCGACCGCTACTGCGCAGACAAGGGCATCGGCTGGTTCGCGTCGTGCTGGGACGAGGCCAGCGTGGACTTCATGGAGCAGTTTTCTCCGCCGGCCTACAAGATCGCTTCGGCGTCTCTGACCGACGACGCCTTGTTGCGGCACCACCGCATGACCGGACGACCGCTGATCGTTTCGACGGGCATGAGCACCCTGGCGCAGATGGATCACGCGGTGAACGTGCTGGGCACCGACGACCTGGTGCTGCTTCATACGACGAGCGCCTACCCCTCGAAGATCACCGACCTCAACTTGCGCATGATTCCCATCATGCGAGAGCGCTACGGCGTGCCGGTCGGCTACTCGGGCCACGAGGTGGGGCTCGCGACCAGCTACGCCGCGGTGGCCATTGGCGCCTGCATGATCGAACGCCACATCACCTTGGACCGCGCCATGTGGGGCTCCGATCAGGCGGCCAGCGTGGAGCCACAAGGGCTGATGCGCCTGGTGCGCGACGTGCGCGCCATCGAGACGGCGTTGGGCGACGGCGAGAAGCGCGTCTCCGACGACGAAGTCCCGGTCATGAAGAAGTTGCGCCGCGTGGGGTGA
- a CDS encoding class I SAM-dependent methyltransferase: MTRRLDGQQALADYLDVRYSAAARPYTDYPAQLARHLTDTQLATLRGGRLLDLGSGRGEFLHGFAEAGFRAQGVDRSRPKQPRFHEPVAVADFERSSLPFDDHSFDVVFNKSVLEHLHDVSYVLGECRRVLAPGGRLVSMVPDWRAQWRHFYDDWTHVRPFTLTGLTQCIESHGFAIRHASRFRQLPLLWKRPYLAPLASACALLPEAMKRHKFVRFSKEWMLLVVAEPTAAA; this comes from the coding sequence ATGACCCGGCGCCTGGACGGCCAGCAGGCCTTGGCGGACTACCTGGACGTTCGCTACAGCGCAGCGGCGCGACCCTACACCGACTACCCTGCGCAACTTGCGCGGCATCTGACGGACACTCAGCTCGCGACCCTGCGTGGCGGGCGCTTGCTGGATCTGGGCTCCGGGCGCGGCGAGTTCCTGCACGGCTTCGCCGAGGCCGGTTTCAGGGCTCAGGGCGTGGATCGCTCGCGACCGAAGCAGCCGCGCTTCCACGAACCGGTAGCTGTCGCGGACTTCGAACGCAGCAGTCTGCCCTTCGACGATCACAGCTTCGACGTGGTGTTCAACAAGAGCGTGCTCGAGCACCTCCACGACGTCAGCTACGTACTGGGCGAATGCCGTCGTGTGCTGGCTCCGGGCGGCCGCTTGGTCAGCATGGTGCCAGACTGGCGTGCCCAATGGCGTCATTTCTATGACGACTGGACGCACGTTCGCCCCTTCACGCTGACGGGACTGACACAGTGCATCGAAAGCCACGGCTTCGCGATCCGCCACGCCTCGCGCTTTCGCCAGCTTCCGCTGCTGTGGAAACGCCCCTACCTCGCGCCTCTGGCGAGTGCCTGCGCGCTGCTGCCAGAAGCGATGAAGCGACACAAGTTCGTGCGCTTCTCCAAGGAATGGATGCTGCTGGTAGTGGCCGAACCCACGGCCGCCGCCTAG
- a CDS encoding response regulator — MYAAARQSTRPPSTLKRKAPRLLFVDDEPAVLRSVERLMRTAEPTWELVFVRSGAEAIVEMEARPVDVIVSDLHMPEMDGATLLTYVQDNHPEMVRLVLSALASPELVFRTVPVAHQFLTKPFEPMNFRAKLRQAFELRALLDDPELRALVGVSNRLPSPPRVFTEISKALTSNDTGVADVARIIESDVALSAQVIRLVSSAYFGLPSRVRTAKGAVAYLGFQTIKTVVLGAELFEQFAPKHPVKGFSIDAMQRHGLETAHLARHIMAGTGMGDDAFLAGMLHDIGRLLVASRAPDLCSAVYEEWQTRGRPRVDVEHELLNVTHAEVGAYLLGIWGLPQAVIQAVAWHHKREVDVSTYLDISLAVSIANRLVQDPEFPAEMAASGPEQAIDLRHLAELGVEDRLPGWREMARKIKESS, encoded by the coding sequence ATGTACGCCGCCGCGCGCCAATCGACACGCCCTCCGTCGACGCTGAAGCGCAAGGCGCCGCGATTGCTCTTCGTCGACGACGAACCCGCAGTGCTGCGCAGCGTGGAGCGCTTGATGCGCACGGCCGAACCCACCTGGGAGCTCGTGTTCGTTCGCTCCGGCGCCGAGGCCATCGTGGAAATGGAGGCGCGCCCCGTGGACGTCATCGTCTCCGACTTGCACATGCCCGAGATGGATGGCGCCACGCTGCTCACCTACGTGCAGGACAACCACCCTGAGATGGTGCGCCTGGTGCTTTCGGCGCTGGCGAGCCCGGAACTCGTGTTCCGCACCGTGCCGGTCGCTCATCAGTTTCTGACCAAGCCCTTCGAGCCCATGAACTTCCGCGCCAAGCTGCGCCAAGCTTTCGAGCTGAGGGCGTTGCTCGACGATCCGGAACTGCGGGCGCTAGTGGGCGTGAGCAACCGCCTGCCCTCACCGCCGCGAGTGTTCACGGAAATCTCCAAAGCGCTGACCAGCAACGACACCGGCGTGGCAGACGTGGCTCGCATCATCGAGAGCGACGTGGCGCTGTCCGCCCAGGTCATTCGCTTGGTTTCGTCAGCATACTTTGGACTGCCAAGTCGCGTGCGCACGGCCAAGGGCGCCGTCGCCTACCTTGGATTTCAGACGATCAAGACCGTCGTCCTGGGTGCGGAGCTGTTCGAGCAGTTCGCTCCGAAGCACCCGGTGAAGGGCTTCAGCATCGACGCCATGCAACGTCACGGTCTCGAGACGGCACACCTCGCACGCCACATCATGGCTGGGACTGGCATGGGCGACGACGCGTTCCTCGCCGGCATGCTCCACGACATCGGCCGTTTGTTGGTCGCATCTCGCGCGCCCGATCTGTGCAGCGCAGTATATGAAGAGTGGCAGACTCGGGGGCGTCCCCGCGTCGACGTCGAGCACGAACTCCTGAACGTCACCCACGCCGAGGTTGGCGCCTATCTGCTCGGCATTTGGGGGCTACCGCAAGCGGTCATCCAAGCAGTGGCTTGGCACCACAAACGTGAAGTCGACGTCAGCACCTACCTCGACATTTCTTTGGCAGTCAGCATTGCGAATCGCCTCGTCCAAGACCCCGAGTTCCCCGCCGAGATGGCGGCCTCCGGTCCCGAACAAGCCATCGATCTGCGGCACTTGGCCGAGCTCGGCGTGGAGGACCGACTGCCGGGATGGCGCGAAATGGCGAGAAAGATCAAGGAGTCCTCATGA